In one Steroidobacteraceae bacterium genomic region, the following are encoded:
- a CDS encoding putative Ig domain-containing protein yields the protein MHIRVLRILVIASVLPVAAGCLDDKNLADKTQQNIAFDTTAPPEAIAGTAYSFQPVVTDTADESFSFEIQNPPTWADFDPSTGLLKGTPSDADVGETAEITITAKSTRRSGSVGPFRIRVRPRRNSTSPVPVDQPPVIGGTPPTSVNAESVYSFQPTAVDPEGATLTFAIVNRPSWARFDTRSGRLSGTPATSDAGNFRDVTISVSDGSQSAAMPAFSIDVIAPQTPANTPPEIGGDPPATVTAGQNYSFTPSARDADGDALSFSIDNKPAWASFDARSGTLSGSPAGADVGTYSSIRVTASDGIASTAMPLFSITVQSAPVTSPTPPAPGNSPPHITGTPASSVAAGNAYGFQPSAQDPDGDRLTFTIANKPAWATFDTNTGRLSGTPGATDVGDYRNITISVSDGQVSASLLPFTLSVTGATVGSARLSWVAPTTNTDGSSLDNLAGFRIYYGNASGQLTQSIDIADTSARSFTVNNLGSGSWYFSVAAYATTGAEGVRSSIVSKTIN from the coding sequence ATGCATATCAGAGTGCTGCGAATACTGGTAATTGCCAGTGTCTTGCCGGTGGCAGCCGGCTGCCTGGATGACAAGAATCTTGCCGACAAGACGCAGCAGAACATCGCATTCGATACCACCGCACCGCCGGAAGCGATCGCCGGCACTGCATACAGCTTCCAGCCGGTCGTGACCGACACGGCGGACGAGTCATTCAGCTTTGAGATTCAAAACCCGCCGACCTGGGCGGATTTCGATCCGAGCACCGGCTTGCTCAAGGGCACTCCCAGTGATGCCGATGTTGGCGAAACCGCAGAGATTACGATTACGGCGAAGAGCACACGTCGCAGTGGCTCCGTCGGCCCTTTCCGGATCCGCGTGCGGCCGCGACGCAACTCCACGTCGCCGGTTCCGGTCGACCAACCGCCCGTGATTGGCGGCACACCGCCCACCAGCGTCAACGCTGAGTCCGTTTACAGCTTTCAGCCTACCGCTGTCGACCCCGAGGGTGCGACGCTCACTTTCGCAATCGTCAATCGCCCGTCCTGGGCGCGCTTCGACACGCGGTCTGGGCGCTTGAGCGGCACGCCCGCCACGAGCGATGCAGGCAATTTCCGCGACGTGACCATCAGCGTGAGCGACGGCAGCCAGAGCGCGGCGATGCCCGCATTCTCCATCGACGTGATCGCGCCGCAGACGCCGGCGAATACACCGCCCGAGATTGGCGGCGATCCGCCCGCGACGGTTACCGCCGGCCAAAACTACAGCTTTACGCCGAGCGCACGCGATGCGGATGGCGATGCGCTCAGTTTTTCGATCGACAACAAGCCCGCCTGGGCCAGTTTCGACGCTCGCAGCGGCACCTTGTCCGGGTCGCCTGCGGGCGCCGACGTGGGTACCTACTCATCGATACGCGTTACCGCCAGCGATGGCATCGCGTCGACAGCCATGCCGCTGTTCTCGATTACGGTGCAGAGCGCTCCGGTCACCTCGCCCACGCCGCCCGCACCGGGCAATTCACCACCTCATATCACCGGCACCCCTGCGAGCTCGGTCGCGGCGGGCAACGCCTACGGCTTCCAACCGTCGGCCCAGGACCCCGACGGCGACAGGCTCACGTTCACCATCGCCAACAAGCCCGCTTGGGCCACATTCGACACCAACACCGGTCGACTGAGCGGCACGCCCGGCGCGACCGATGTCGGCGACTACCGCAATATCACCATCAGCGTCAGCGACGGCCAGGTGAGCGCGTCGTTGCTGCCATTCACGCTCAGCGTGACTGGCGCAACGGTCGGCAGTGCGCGGCTCAGCTGGGTCGCGCCGACCACCAATACCGACGGCAGCTCGCTCGACAATCTGGCGGGATTCAGGATCTACTACGGCAATGCCTCGGGGCAGTTGACTCAGTCGATCGACATCGCCGACACCAGCGCGAGATCGTTCACCGTGAACAACCTCGGCAGCGGCAGCTGGTATTTTTCGGTGGCAGCCTATGCCACCACGGGTGCCGAAGGCGTCCGTTCCAGCATCGTATCGAAGACGATCAACTGA
- the wecB gene encoding UDP-N-acetylglucosamine 2-epimerase (non-hydrolyzing): MKKIHLIAAARPNFMKIAPLYHALAKEPWCKPFIVHTGQHYDPNMSDAFFRDLRLPAPHFHLEVGSGSHAEQTGKVMIAYEKVAIAEKPDWIVVVGDVNSTVACAMVGAKLWIPVAHLEAGLRSRDRRMPEEINRLMTDAIADLLWTPSADGDENLRAEGIPPERVECVGNIMIDSYEMMREAIEADGTRALLGLQPRSYGVVTLHRPSNVDTRAALEPLVAQLLSAGEHLPLVFAVHPRTRKMLQSFDLLQSLEKAPSIHLIEPLGYVPFMNLVVGARAVITDSGGVQEETTYLGIPCLTLRENTERPVTVTLGSNRLVTPATLVKELSSVLQIEGRLGQRPPLWDGHAAARVVASLKSRI, translated from the coding sequence ATGAAGAAAATCCATCTCATCGCCGCGGCACGACCGAATTTCATGAAGATCGCACCGCTTTATCACGCGCTTGCAAAGGAACCCTGGTGCAAGCCGTTCATCGTGCACACCGGGCAGCACTATGACCCGAATATGTCCGATGCTTTCTTCCGTGATCTGCGCCTGCCGGCGCCGCATTTCCACCTGGAAGTTGGCAGCGGTTCGCACGCCGAGCAAACGGGCAAGGTGATGATCGCCTACGAGAAAGTCGCCATCGCCGAAAAGCCTGACTGGATCGTGGTCGTGGGCGATGTCAATTCGACCGTAGCCTGTGCCATGGTAGGGGCGAAGCTCTGGATTCCCGTGGCGCATCTCGAGGCCGGATTACGCTCGCGCGACCGGCGCATGCCCGAGGAAATCAACCGGCTGATGACCGACGCCATTGCGGACCTGCTCTGGACGCCTTCGGCCGACGGTGATGAGAACCTGCGCGCGGAAGGCATCCCGCCGGAGCGCGTCGAGTGCGTCGGCAATATCATGATCGACAGCTACGAAATGATGCGCGAGGCAATTGAAGCCGACGGTACGCGGGCCCTGTTGGGCCTGCAGCCCCGAAGTTACGGTGTGGTCACCTTGCACCGTCCGTCCAATGTGGACACGCGTGCGGCACTCGAACCTCTGGTAGCGCAGCTATTGTCGGCGGGCGAACACCTGCCGCTCGTTTTTGCGGTTCACCCGCGTACCCGCAAGATGCTGCAGTCTTTCGATCTGCTCCAGTCACTCGAAAAAGCGCCCTCGATCCATTTGATCGAGCCCCTGGGCTATGTGCCGTTCATGAACCTCGTGGTCGGCGCACGTGCGGTTATCACCGACTCGGGCGGTGTGCAGGAGGAGACAACCTACCTCGGCATTCCATGTCTCACCTTGCGGGAGAATACCGAAAGGCCCGTCACCGTCACCCTGGGCTCCAATCGCCTGGTGACCCCCGCGACACTGGTCAAGGAGCTGTCGTCAGTGCTGCAAATTGAAGGGCGTCTCGGACAGCGGCCGCCGTTGTGGGATGGGCATGCGGCTGCGCGTGTGGTCGCGAGTCTCAAATCCCGGATCTGA